From the Aspergillus puulaauensis MK2 DNA, chromosome 1, nearly complete sequence genome, the window GGTGCCTTCCGCTACAGGCAGGTGGTCGGCAATACCTACATAGTACCTCCTAGATCGCACCTTCCCAACTAGTTTGTTGTACATCGCTCTTTTGTACCGTGTAAAGAAAGTTCTCACATTCCGAATGTTTTCCCTTTTTGCGCCTTTTTATAACAAATACTCGGTGTAATCCGTCTAGTTAATAAACTTGGGTATAATACAGAGCCTGAACCATGGCATATTCGAACGTTCTCGCGCCGAGAAATAAATGCAAGCCTAGACAACCCCCAACGGCCGGCTATCCCACGTATCTGCCATATCCCAGCCAAATTTTTTCAACGTCGTCATATCATCGTCTGCATCCGGTAACCCAGATTCGCCAGAAGACTGGCGCTGAGAACCCAGATTTTGCGAGACCGTAGGCAGACTATCACTCCCGGCCTCCTTGCAaatactcttcttcaacaacgccgtCCAATGATTCGAACTCTCCCCGCAAACAGCCAGGACGTAAGAAACCGATATGTACCGTCGGTGCAACTCCCATCGCGTCGAGCGCAGTACATGGTCCAGCCATGTGTATACACCTTCGCTGTAGGGGTCACTTTTCGTACTTGTAATTGATGAGCCTGTCGATGTAAACGCCAGCTCGTCCGCCATGGTCTCCGTTAACGCGACGAGGAACGAATGATGCCCTTCTGTAATCATCTGGAGCAGCGGATCCCATTTACTGATCGTGTCCGTTAGGGTGTCACCAAGCCTATCAATTAGAGTTAGCATCTGCAAGGAAAGATGGAGAGAATACTTTACGCACCGTCGTCCAGCGGGCACAAGCCACCCTTCTCTCAACATAACCCCTGCCAACACACTCTCTGCCCCTCTAGACTCCTTCAGAATCCCTACAACCCTCGCCGCAGCACTCGCCAAGTCCATCTgcaccctcctcttcttcctcgacagTCCACCCCCAGACCCGACCCCCTTACCGTCTGTAGTCGCATGAACGAGCGCCCCCACCTGCCCAAGTACCTCCCTtaccagctcctccagctcgccaCCAAACGAGGCACCAGAAAACGAATCAGCTCCCACCCCTCTCCAATAAAACCCCCACAACCACTCCAACGACCGGGCCGTCGAATCCCTCAACACCGTCAAACTCGGCAACTCGCGATGGGTAGCCTCATGCCGCAATTCCACAAACGAAGCAGGAAGACCGAGGTCCAGCGCGCGAGAAAACATACTCTTCTTCGCGCCGTGCAGTTTGTTGTCCACCAGCCCAGTTacaaatctatatatacaggTTTAGTCAAGTGAACCGCAGAGAAGACTAATAAGTAGGTAAGTGAGTAGAGTACATACCGGCAAAACGCCGCAGCGTAGGTTGCCCTGATCGAGAAAACTGAGTTCTTGCTCGCATCATCGTGCA encodes:
- the LAS1 gene encoding rRNA-processing protein LAS1 (COG:S;~EggNog:ENOG410PKNK;~InterPro:IPR007174;~PFAM:PF04031;~go_component: GO:0090730 - Las1 complex [Evidence IEA];~go_function: GO:0004519 - endonuclease activity [Evidence IEA];~go_process: GO:0006364 - rRNA processing [Evidence IEA]): MSKVIFTPWKAHSDLLTARSQFYPAPEYTGPDMRAKACATVSAWKLRGNLPHAVEATALLTDAILHDDASKNSVFSIRATYAAAFCRFVTGLVDNKLHGAKKSMFSRALDLGLPASFVELRHEATHRELPSLTVLRDSTARSLEWLWGFYWRGVGADSFSGASFGGELEELVREVLGQVGALVHATTDGKGVGSGGGLSRKKRRVQMDLASAAARVVGILKESRGAESVLAGVMLREGWLVPAGRRLGDTLTDTISKWDPLLQMITEGHHSFLVALTETMADELAFTSTGSSITSTKSDPYSEGVYTWLDHVLRSTRWELHRRYISVSYVLAVCGESSNHWTALLKKSICKEAGSDSLPTVSQNLGSQRQSSGESGLPDADDDMTTLKKFGWDMADTWDSRPLGVV